Proteins found in one Lutimonas zeaxanthinifaciens genomic segment:
- the pafA gene encoding alkaline phosphatase PafA — protein MKRIFLFACLFLMFIPVMSQDITTVDRPKLVVGIIVDQMRYDYLTRFYNRYGEDGFKRLLREGYNFENAHFNYVPTVTAVGHASVYTGTSGSGHGIIANDWYDKFERKMIYCVDDFNFEALGTELEYEQKAPTRLLATTLTDELRLSQNMRGRTIAMGLKDRSAVLPGGHTSNGSYWFVGKDEGKFITSTFYMDELPKWVSNFNKDGIAEKVFKNEWETLYPISSYIESIDDDNPYEGLFIGEEKPVFPHELKKLRKENGNFDLLKESPYGNTLLIEFAKSAIKGEKLGKGDFTDFLAISFSSPDLIGHMYGPDSKEIEDTYLRLDKDIAELLNYLDKNIGEENYTLFLTADHAVLPVPAYLSSLKIPAGYFDYPKFRSYIDELTNKLYGANNLVENISNNQIFFDKTRLSVLGLRASEVAERLCEEIINYPGVNKVVTAKTMQNTNFDRGILHHVQNGYNQKLSGDIVMVPNPATIYVRETGTTHGSGYSYDTHVPIIFFGKGIKKGRSRERVEIIDIAPTMSNLLQISFPNSYTGKVLSEALK, from the coding sequence ATGAAAAGGATTTTCTTGTTCGCTTGTCTCTTTTTGATGTTTATACCGGTTATGTCTCAGGACATTACAACAGTTGACCGGCCTAAGCTGGTTGTTGGAATTATTGTTGACCAGATGCGTTACGACTATTTGACCAGGTTTTATAACAGATATGGAGAAGATGGTTTTAAAAGGTTGCTTAGAGAGGGGTATAATTTTGAAAATGCTCATTTTAACTATGTTCCAACGGTTACTGCTGTGGGACATGCTTCGGTTTACACAGGAACCTCTGGAAGTGGTCATGGAATCATTGCAAATGACTGGTACGATAAGTTTGAAAGAAAGATGATCTATTGTGTGGATGACTTTAATTTCGAGGCCTTAGGAACGGAACTTGAATATGAGCAAAAGGCACCTACCAGATTACTGGCTACGACCTTAACTGATGAATTGCGATTGAGCCAGAATATGAGAGGCAGAACCATAGCAATGGGCTTAAAAGACAGGTCCGCGGTCTTGCCGGGAGGGCATACCTCAAACGGTTCCTATTGGTTTGTGGGAAAGGATGAAGGTAAATTCATTACTTCGACATTCTATATGGATGAGCTTCCTAAATGGGTGAGCAATTTTAACAAGGACGGAATCGCAGAGAAGGTCTTTAAAAATGAATGGGAGACGCTGTATCCGATTTCAAGTTATATTGAAAGTATTGATGATGATAACCCATATGAAGGCCTTTTTATAGGAGAAGAAAAGCCTGTTTTTCCTCATGAATTAAAAAAATTGAGAAAGGAGAACGGAAATTTTGATTTGCTGAAAGAGTCTCCTTATGGCAATACGCTTTTGATCGAGTTTGCAAAATCCGCTATTAAAGGTGAGAAGCTTGGAAAGGGGGATTTTACCGATTTCCTGGCAATCAGCTTTTCAAGTCCTGATTTAATTGGGCATATGTACGGTCCTGATTCAAAGGAGATTGAAGACACGTATTTGAGATTAGATAAAGATATTGCCGAATTATTGAATTATCTGGATAAGAATATTGGAGAAGAGAATTACACCCTGTTTTTAACAGCAGATCATGCTGTGCTTCCGGTTCCCGCTTATTTGAGTTCATTGAAGATTCCGGCCGGATATTTTGATTATCCTAAATTCAGATCCTATATTGATGAGCTGACCAATAAGCTTTATGGAGCGAACAATCTTGTTGAAAATATATCGAATAATCAGATTTTTTTCGATAAAACCCGGTTGTCGGTATTAGGATTGCGTGCCAGCGAGGTTGCAGAGAGGCTTTGTGAAGAAATCATTAATTATCCCGGTGTGAACAAAGTAGTGACTGCGAAAACAATGCAGAATACGAATTTTGACCGAGGGATCCTGCATCACGTGCAAAACGGTTACAATCAAAAGCTTTCAGGCGATATTGTTATGGTTCCAAATCCTGCTACGATCTATGTTCGGGAGACAGGAACTACCCATGGTTCGGGTTATAGTTATGATACGCATGTACCTATTATATTTTTTGGAAAAGGAATTAAAAAGGGAAGAAGCAGGGAGCGTGTTGAGATAATTGATATCGCACCGACCATGTCTAACTTACTCCAGATATCCTTCCCTAATTCTTACACTGGAAAGGTGTTGTCAGAAGCCTTAAAATAG
- a CDS encoding helix-turn-helix and ligand-binding sensor domain-containing protein, whose amino-acid sequence MKIKLKLWVLLFLLVSFNLSAQELPPVQNYQIIDYEAGRQNWSVTQSSDKNLFFGNNIGLLEFNGGVWKLYPSPNGTIVRGVHEKDGLVYSGCYMEFGYWKRTEFGGLAYHSLTKKLSIDLKDDEHFWNITSRDEWILFQSLNRIYLYNSKDEQVKVIELVTPRAKIFNLSKNIYFQKGSGGLYSVQNGQAVLESDDPLFTKNFIVGLFEHDEGLLILTESGEFYLWEDDVISSWKTDSLSLGQNSFIYCSIKLEDGGFVLGTVSEGYIRLDSQGKIIERVNQEKGLGNNTVLSAFEDFDKNLWLGLDNGISVVNLESAFKVFEDNKGKLGSVYASLEKDEWLYLGTNQGLYVKGINEPNGFNLIDGTAGQVWSLNEIDGTVFCGHTNGTFLIDGNQATQIYDQSGTWEIKSIEGNRNILIQGNYNGLSTLIKKNNNWTFNTKIEGFDISSKSFDFYDSSRVVVNHEFKGLFVLDLSEGLGSVKSLVSIESLGYDSSVFRFQNKVKYASNEGIFDFNLKKGELVKDSLLTGLFYDRWDKVYGRLIPEKNQDRLWGFSSQNIIYLSQDRFDGVPEIIEISIPRFFRQNQGLTGYENISKSVKGNYIIGTSNGYALLDVDRPQKENYVIHLNRIQKKIQNQERFDVPLQEEGVFSFNENSLSVSFSIPSYGKYTEVAYQYQLIGLYDDWSPWDGEPNISLENLPFGSYNLKIRGRVGNKLTSNTISYSFEVEKPWYLSNFAVILYVLLVGLVMFIINRLFVRYYRNQRNRLIEDNKKEMEISKMESRQEIMKLRNDQLKNELESKNRELATTAMSLINKNELLQGIKQDLLHLEDKSSRDEVIKVINKNLSNNNDWEFFKEAFNNADKDFLNKMKKKHPELTANDLKFCAFLRLNLSSKEIAPLLNISVRSVEIKRYRLRKKMKMDHSENLIDYILEI is encoded by the coding sequence ATGAAAATTAAATTAAAGTTATGGGTTCTCCTTTTTCTTCTGGTGAGCTTCAACTTAAGTGCTCAGGAATTACCTCCTGTTCAAAATTATCAGATTATAGATTATGAAGCGGGAAGGCAGAACTGGTCCGTAACCCAGTCTTCTGACAAAAACCTTTTTTTTGGTAATAATATCGGTCTGCTGGAATTCAATGGAGGAGTATGGAAACTTTATCCTTCACCAAACGGAACCATAGTGAGAGGTGTTCACGAGAAGGATGGCCTGGTCTATTCGGGGTGCTACATGGAGTTTGGATATTGGAAACGTACTGAATTTGGAGGTCTTGCCTATCACTCATTAACCAAGAAACTATCTATAGATCTCAAAGATGACGAACACTTTTGGAATATTACCTCTAGAGACGAATGGATTTTGTTTCAGTCACTGAATCGCATTTATCTCTATAATTCCAAGGATGAACAGGTAAAAGTAATTGAGCTCGTTACCCCAAGGGCAAAGATCTTTAATCTATCTAAAAACATTTATTTTCAAAAGGGCAGCGGTGGCTTGTATTCCGTTCAAAATGGACAAGCGGTGCTTGAATCGGATGATCCCTTATTCACAAAAAATTTTATTGTAGGGCTATTTGAGCATGATGAAGGCCTGCTGATTCTTACTGAATCGGGAGAATTTTATTTATGGGAAGATGATGTAATAAGTTCCTGGAAAACTGATAGCCTGTCTTTGGGCCAGAATTCTTTTATCTATTGCAGTATAAAACTTGAGGATGGTGGTTTTGTTCTTGGCACGGTTTCCGAGGGTTATATAAGGCTCGATAGCCAGGGGAAAATTATCGAAAGGGTAAATCAGGAGAAGGGCCTGGGAAATAATACAGTGTTATCCGCTTTTGAAGATTTTGACAAGAATCTTTGGTTGGGTCTTGATAATGGTATAAGTGTTGTTAATCTTGAATCTGCCTTTAAGGTTTTTGAGGACAACAAAGGAAAACTCGGTTCTGTATATGCGTCACTGGAGAAGGATGAATGGTTGTATTTAGGAACAAATCAGGGGCTGTACGTAAAAGGAATAAATGAGCCCAATGGGTTTAATTTGATTGATGGAACAGCAGGTCAGGTTTGGAGCTTGAATGAAATTGACGGAACCGTCTTTTGCGGACATACCAATGGAACTTTTTTGATAGACGGTAATCAGGCTACTCAGATTTATGATCAATCCGGTACATGGGAAATTAAAAGTATTGAAGGAAACCGGAATATTTTAATTCAGGGTAATTACAATGGGTTAAGTACACTTATCAAAAAGAATAATAATTGGACCTTCAATACTAAAATAGAAGGATTTGATATTTCTTCAAAGTCATTTGATTTTTATGACAGTAGCAGAGTTGTTGTGAATCACGAATTTAAGGGCCTTTTTGTCCTTGACTTGAGTGAAGGGTTGGGTAGCGTCAAAAGTTTGGTTTCCATCGAATCATTGGGTTATGATTCAAGTGTGTTTCGATTTCAAAACAAAGTAAAGTATGCCTCTAATGAAGGTATTTTCGATTTTAATCTGAAGAAAGGGGAACTTGTAAAGGATTCTCTGTTAACCGGCCTTTTTTATGACAGGTGGGACAAGGTTTATGGGAGGTTGATTCCTGAAAAGAACCAGGATCGATTATGGGGTTTTTCTTCTCAGAATATTATTTATCTGTCTCAGGATAGATTTGACGGTGTTCCTGAAATTATTGAAATTTCCATACCGAGATTTTTTCGTCAAAATCAAGGTTTAACAGGTTATGAGAATATATCAAAATCGGTCAAAGGGAATTATATTATTGGAACTTCAAATGGATATGCCCTTTTGGATGTTGACCGGCCGCAGAAAGAGAATTATGTAATCCATTTGAACAGAATCCAGAAAAAGATTCAAAATCAAGAGCGATTTGATGTCCCACTGCAAGAGGAGGGGGTTTTTAGTTTTAATGAAAACAGTTTGAGTGTCTCTTTTAGTATTCCGAGCTATGGTAAATATACGGAAGTGGCTTATCAGTATCAATTGATCGGTTTATATGATGATTGGAGTCCTTGGGACGGAGAGCCAAATATATCTCTTGAGAATTTGCCTTTTGGTAGCTATAACTTAAAGATAAGAGGTAGGGTGGGAAACAAATTAACGTCTAATACGATCAGTTATAGCTTTGAGGTGGAGAAACCCTGGTATTTGTCTAATTTTGCCGTAATTCTTTATGTATTACTTGTTGGCCTGGTAATGTTTATTATCAACAGGCTTTTTGTTCGTTATTACAGGAATCAAAGAAATCGCCTTATTGAGGATAACAAGAAAGAGATGGAGATTTCAAAAATGGAGAGTAGGCAGGAGATTATGAAGTTGAGAAATGATCAGTTAAAGAATGAGTTGGAAAGCAAGAATAGGGAGCTGGCTACAACAGCAATGAGTTTGATCAATAAAAACGAATTATTACAAGGAATTAAACAGGATTTACTGCATCTTGAAGATAAATCAAGTCGTGATGAGGTGATCAAGGTGATCAACAAGAATCTTAGTAATAACAATGACTGGGAATTCTTTAAAGAGGCATTTAACAATGCAGATAAGGATTTCTTAAATAAGATGAAGAAAAAGCATCCCGAATTAACTGCGAATGACCTGAAGTTTTGCGCTTTTTTGAGGTTGAACCTAAGCTCCAAGGAAATCGCTCCCCTGTTAAATATTTCGGTAAGAAGTGTCGAAATCAAGCGTTACCGTCTTCGAAAAAAAATGAAAATGGATCATTCAGAGAACCTGATTGACTATATACTGGAGATTTAA
- a CDS encoding glycoside hydrolase family 16 protein — translation MKIRYFLLVLIGLFVLISCGGDSEEITPPAVVVKNLNVTFDIQGATSENPEGDGSGKVTFNATADNATSYILEYDGNSQNMVNGELTVTFDDPGIQDYSVKVTATGSGGSKASKNVDVKVKREYEVPDDLLELLTNNSSQKWRVQAEVTGHFGVGPEGATVPEYYKAQSFEKDFSGMYDDEFVFDQDKSFDHITGGTVYGKAGPLEDDLGSTSEPVNDEDEYENYPLNDYSGTWNYGFIDGRETLYLSDFGFLGFYVGGTHAYTILQRTETAMVLRTYGADELSWFILLSTEEEYEETVFDNLVFEDNFSTNGAPDEAKWNYDLEDGCAQSEDLCGWGNNEEQWYTDRSDNVRVEDGNLYITAKRESRGGKSYTSARLKTENKYEFTYGRVDVRAKLPSGGGTWPAIWMLGADYETNIWPGCGEIDIMEYVGNDPGKIRSSLHSPSSSGATENTKEVSIENENDEFHLYSVSWTEDQISFYLDGERFYTYYPFQKDNRNWPFNKDQFLIFNIAMGGNLGGAIDPDFDQAEMVIDYVRVYQ, via the coding sequence ATGAAAATTCGCTATTTTTTGTTGGTTTTGATTGGTTTATTCGTTTTGATTTCTTGTGGAGGCGATAGTGAAGAAATTACACCACCTGCTGTGGTTGTAAAAAATCTAAATGTAACATTTGACATACAGGGAGCAACCTCAGAAAATCCAGAAGGAGATGGAAGCGGAAAGGTAACTTTCAATGCAACCGCTGATAATGCAACTTCCTACATACTTGAATACGATGGGAATTCTCAAAATATGGTTAATGGTGAATTGACTGTTACTTTTGATGATCCGGGTATTCAGGATTATTCGGTTAAAGTTACCGCTACTGGAAGCGGCGGTTCAAAAGCTTCGAAAAATGTTGATGTAAAGGTTAAAAGGGAATATGAAGTACCTGATGATCTGTTGGAATTGTTAACGAATAACAGTTCTCAGAAATGGCGTGTGCAAGCTGAAGTTACAGGACATTTTGGGGTTGGGCCTGAAGGTGCAACCGTTCCGGAATATTACAAGGCTCAGTCATTTGAAAAAGATTTTTCGGGTATGTATGATGACGAGTTTGTATTTGATCAGGATAAGTCATTTGATCATATTACAGGGGGAACGGTTTACGGAAAGGCCGGGCCTTTGGAGGATGATCTGGGAAGTACTTCAGAACCTGTGAATGACGAAGATGAGTATGAGAATTATCCTTTGAATGATTACAGCGGAACCTGGAACTATGGATTTATTGATGGAAGGGAGACCTTATATTTGTCAGATTTTGGGTTCTTAGGGTTTTACGTTGGAGGGACTCATGCCTATACCATTCTTCAAAGAACTGAAACAGCTATGGTGCTGAGAACTTACGGGGCGGATGAATTGTCGTGGTTTATTTTACTTTCTACTGAAGAGGAATACGAAGAAACTGTATTCGATAACCTGGTCTTTGAAGATAATTTCAGCACCAACGGTGCGCCTGATGAGGCAAAGTGGAATTATGATTTGGAAGATGGATGCGCTCAATCCGAGGACCTCTGTGGCTGGGGTAATAATGAGGAGCAGTGGTATACAGACAGATCGGACAATGTCAGGGTCGAAGACGGCAATCTTTATATTACAGCGAAACGTGAAAGTCGTGGCGGTAAATCCTATACTTCAGCAAGATTAAAGACAGAAAATAAATACGAATTTACTTATGGAAGAGTTGATGTTAGGGCCAAATTGCCTTCCGGTGGAGGAACATGGCCTGCGATATGGATGCTTGGAGCAGACTATGAAACGAATATTTGGCCGGGATGCGGCGAAATAGATATCATGGAATACGTAGGAAATGATCCAGGAAAGATCAGGAGTTCCCTGCATTCCCCTTCCAGTTCCGGAGCGACGGAAAATACGAAGGAGGTTTCTATTGAGAACGAAAATGATGAATTTCATCTCTACTCGGTCTCCTGGACTGAAGATCAAATATCGTTTTACCTTGACGGAGAACGATTTTATACTTATTACCCTTTCCAAAAAGATAACAGAAACTGGCCGTTTAATAAAGATCAATTTCTAATTTTCAATATTGCCATGGGAGGTAATTTAGGAGGAGCCATTGATCCAGATTTTGATCAGGCAGAAATGGTCATTGATTATGTTAGGGTATATCAATAG
- a CDS encoding DUF302 domain-containing protein produces MEYYINKTLNDISFEEGINKVTESLKTQGFGILTEIDLKTTLKNKLDVDFYNYKILGACNPPFAYQALQSEDKIGTMLPCNVIVQEKTPGKIEISAVDPMASMQAVENPELGDLAKEVKDRLQKCIDAL; encoded by the coding sequence ATGGAATATTATATCAACAAAACCTTAAATGACATTTCATTTGAAGAAGGAATAAATAAAGTGACTGAATCATTGAAAACCCAGGGGTTTGGAATTTTAACGGAAATTGACTTAAAGACAACTTTAAAAAACAAGCTTGATGTTGATTTTTACAACTACAAAATTTTAGGCGCATGCAACCCTCCTTTCGCTTATCAGGCACTGCAGTCAGAAGATAAAATTGGCACCATGCTTCCGTGCAATGTGATTGTTCAGGAAAAAACACCGGGAAAAATTGAGATTTCCGCAGTAGACCCAATGGCCTCCATGCAAGCCGTCGAGAACCCGGAATTGGGTGACCTTGCCAAAGAAGTAAAGGATAGATTGCAGAAATGCATTGATGCCCTTTAG
- a CDS encoding DEAD/DEAH box helicase: MKSFEDLKIRKPQLKALSDMGISSPTPIQEKSIPAVNSGNDMVGLAQTGTGKTLAYLLPILTSLPYSDQTHPRVLILVPTRELVSQVVKVARELTSYQNVRIEGVYGGANINTQKEMISQGLDVLIATPGRLFDLAVSGVLRLSSIQKLILDEVDEMLFEGFRPQLLNIFDILPRKKQSIMFSATLTEEVDELIQNFFKSPKKIEIVPVGTPLERITQKGIPVPNYNTKVNFLRFLVNQEGFDKVLVFTKNKRIADRLYADLQEEFENEMDLIHSNKSQNYRFQAVEKFENGTIRLLIATDIVSRGMDILGVSHVINFDAPKYPEQYIHRIGRTGRARESGEAIFMFTSSEEEMLLEIEILMQTEVPIDKLPLEVEISKKLMPEEIDRSSEKEIGRNQKVTHTPGPAFHEKSDKNKKVNLGGSYKREIKKKYKKPKTRPPKTKGKK; encoded by the coding sequence ATGAAATCATTTGAGGACCTCAAAATTAGAAAACCACAGCTTAAAGCCTTAAGTGATATGGGTATTTCCTCCCCGACTCCCATCCAGGAAAAATCAATTCCGGCAGTTAACTCTGGAAATGACATGGTAGGGCTTGCACAAACAGGAACAGGAAAAACCTTGGCCTACCTGCTACCTATATTAACTTCCCTGCCGTACTCTGATCAAACACATCCCAGGGTACTTATACTTGTACCAACCCGGGAACTGGTATCTCAGGTAGTTAAAGTTGCCAGAGAACTGACTTCATATCAGAACGTTCGAATAGAAGGTGTTTACGGAGGAGCAAACATAAACACGCAAAAAGAAATGATTTCTCAGGGGCTGGATGTTCTTATTGCAACTCCGGGAAGACTGTTTGACCTTGCCGTTTCAGGAGTTTTAAGACTTTCGTCAATCCAAAAACTCATTCTTGACGAAGTGGACGAGATGCTGTTTGAAGGATTCAGGCCTCAACTGCTTAATATTTTCGATATTTTACCCAGAAAAAAACAGAGTATCATGTTCTCAGCCACACTTACAGAGGAAGTTGATGAATTGATACAAAACTTCTTTAAAAGTCCAAAAAAAATTGAAATTGTCCCTGTGGGAACACCACTGGAACGAATCACTCAAAAAGGAATTCCCGTCCCAAACTACAACACAAAAGTCAATTTCTTAAGATTCCTTGTCAATCAAGAAGGATTTGACAAAGTTTTGGTATTCACAAAAAATAAAAGAATTGCCGACAGGCTTTATGCCGATCTTCAGGAGGAATTTGAAAATGAAATGGATCTTATCCATTCAAACAAATCACAGAATTACAGATTTCAGGCCGTTGAGAAATTTGAAAATGGTACCATAAGATTATTAATTGCGACAGACATTGTTTCGAGAGGAATGGATATTTTAGGTGTCAGTCACGTGATCAATTTCGACGCCCCTAAGTACCCTGAGCAATACATTCACAGAATCGGGCGCACGGGAAGGGCCCGCGAAAGTGGTGAAGCTATTTTTATGTTTACTTCTTCAGAAGAGGAAATGCTCCTTGAAATAGAAATCCTGATGCAGACTGAAGTCCCTATTGACAAACTTCCTTTGGAAGTTGAAATATCCAAAAAATTAATGCCTGAAGAAATTGACAGAAGCTCTGAAAAAGAAATCGGAAGGAATCAAAAAGTCACCCATACCCCTGGACCCGCCTTTCATGAAAAAAGTGATAAAAACAAGAAGGTAAACCTTGGAGGATCTTATAAAAGGGAAATCAAAAAAAAGTATAAAAAACCTAAAACCCGCCCTCCAAAAACCAAAGGAAAAAAATAG
- a CDS encoding TIGR00341 family protein, producing MEEKKQDNLEEDKKFQEQKEEVQKEFKGFFQSLKEYIPQLLNIKRDTDKEATARTIREGISIKGQTAWILVFSILIASIGLNVSSTAVVIGAMLISPLMGPILGIGFSIGVNDVDTLKASVINFGAMVFLSILTSFIFFSIPIFKEATPEILARTKPDVRDVLIAMAGGLALIIAISRNKPQFNTVAGVAIATALMPPLCTAGFGLATGQFNYFGGAMFLFTINCIYIALAAFAITKYLKFPMRKYINQAKRKRISRIASLIAFVILAFSIYLFYQLYLINNYTIRAEKFIEDLKEEGVNIIGDNSESINFQEKEIKLYVFGNDYSVRDKERWEEHMEDLGLRNTKLTILKSQDDSGIREDIDQIKELYINSHQMLSSRDETIKEKDLRISELEKDLRRYYANEVQFNRVIEEIRINYSDLQEIRFAREFASNFEKIDTLNIVSVKWKNKVNNRKRKQQEKQLQEWLKARLNLKQLEVRQLK from the coding sequence ATGGAAGAAAAGAAACAGGATAATTTAGAGGAGGATAAGAAGTTCCAGGAACAAAAGGAAGAAGTTCAAAAGGAATTTAAAGGCTTTTTTCAAAGTTTAAAGGAATATATTCCTCAGCTTCTTAATATTAAGAGAGATACAGATAAAGAAGCTACAGCCAGAACGATTCGTGAAGGGATTTCGATAAAGGGGCAGACGGCCTGGATCCTTGTTTTTTCCATATTGATTGCCTCCATTGGTTTGAATGTGAGCTCTACCGCCGTTGTGATCGGGGCCATGCTTATCTCACCCCTGATGGGTCCCATACTTGGGATTGGATTTTCAATAGGGGTAAACGATGTGGACACCTTAAAGGCTTCAGTAATCAATTTTGGGGCCATGGTGTTTTTGAGTATACTTACTTCATTTATATTTTTCAGCATTCCGATTTTTAAGGAAGCCACGCCGGAAATTTTGGCAAGAACTAAACCTGATGTACGTGATGTGTTGATCGCAATGGCAGGTGGACTTGCCCTGATCATTGCGATCAGCAGAAATAAACCTCAATTCAACACGGTGGCAGGTGTGGCTATTGCAACTGCCCTGATGCCACCTCTCTGTACCGCAGGGTTTGGCCTTGCAACGGGACAATTCAATTATTTTGGCGGAGCCATGTTCCTCTTTACAATCAACTGTATCTATATTGCGCTGGCGGCTTTTGCCATTACAAAATACTTGAAGTTCCCAATGCGTAAGTATATCAATCAGGCGAAAAGAAAGAGAATTTCAAGAATTGCGTCTCTGATTGCATTTGTCATCCTGGCATTCAGTATCTATTTGTTCTATCAGTTGTATTTGATCAACAATTATACGATACGGGCCGAAAAGTTTATTGAGGATCTAAAAGAAGAGGGGGTAAATATCATTGGTGATAATTCCGAAAGTATCAATTTTCAGGAGAAAGAGATCAAGTTGTATGTATTTGGAAATGATTATTCTGTTAGGGATAAGGAACGATGGGAAGAACATATGGAGGATCTGGGCCTGAGAAATACAAAACTGACCATTTTAAAGAGTCAGGATGATTCGGGAATCAGAGAAGATATAGATCAGATCAAAGAATTGTATATCAATTCGCATCAAATGTTAAGTTCAAGGGATGAAACTATTAAAGAAAAAGACCTGAGAATATCGGAACTGGAAAAGGATTTGAGGAGGTACTATGCCAATGAAGTCCAATTCAACAGGGTCATTGAGGAAATAAGAATCAATTATTCGGATCTTCAGGAAATAAGGTTCGCCCGTGAATTCGCCTCAAATTTTGAAAAAATTGACACCTTGAACATTGTTTCCGTCAAATGGAAAAATAAGGTTAACAACCGGAAAAGAAAGCAACAGGAAAAACAGTTGCAGGAATGGTTAAAAGCACGACTCAACCTCAAGCAGCTTGAGGTCAGACAGTTGAAATAG
- a CDS encoding MlaE family ABC transporter permease — MKYFHNIGLYFIMLSQVFKKPQKRSVFRESLFKEVEELGLKSLGIVAFISFFVGGVVAIQTALNVDSPWIPKYLIGFATKRSIILEFAPTFMSIILAGKVGSYITSSIGTMRVTEQIDALEVMGVNALNYLVLPKVIAAVFFYPFIVLLAMFLGIFGGWVSGFMTGLFVSDSYIEGIRLDFNPYLIRYALIKTMVFAFVIATIPSFYGFYVKGGSLEVGKASTKAVVWTSIVIILLNYFLTQMLLG; from the coding sequence ATGAAATACTTTCACAACATTGGACTTTATTTTATTATGCTGTCACAGGTTTTTAAAAAACCTCAAAAAAGATCAGTATTCAGAGAAAGTTTATTTAAAGAAGTTGAAGAACTGGGGCTTAAATCACTGGGTATCGTCGCCTTCATTTCTTTTTTCGTCGGTGGAGTTGTTGCGATTCAGACTGCACTGAACGTAGATAGCCCCTGGATACCAAAATACCTTATTGGTTTTGCTACAAAAAGATCGATCATTCTAGAATTTGCTCCTACCTTTATGTCAATCATTCTGGCCGGAAAAGTGGGTTCTTATATTACATCGAGTATTGGTACCATGAGAGTTACCGAGCAAATTGATGCCCTGGAGGTCATGGGTGTAAATGCCTTGAATTATCTGGTTCTTCCCAAAGTAATAGCCGCGGTTTTCTTTTATCCTTTTATCGTTTTACTTGCCATGTTCCTGGGAATTTTCGGAGGATGGGTATCAGGGTTCATGACAGGACTTTTTGTTTCTGACAGTTATATTGAAGGAATCCGATTGGACTTTAACCCTTATTTGATCAGATATGCTTTGATCAAGACCATGGTCTTTGCCTTTGTCATAGCAACGATTCCATCTTTTTATGGATTTTATGTTAAAGGAGGATCCCTGGAAGTGGGAAAAGCCAGTACGAAAGCTGTGGTCTGGACAAGCATCGTTATTATTTTACTGAATTATTTCTTAACGCAAATGCTATTGGGATAA
- a CDS encoding ABC transporter ATP-binding protein, whose protein sequence is MIEVKDIHKSFGDHHILKGVSATFHKGHTSMIIGTSGSGKTVFLKCLLGLFSPEKGDICYDNRYYSKMSISEKRDLRKEIGMVFQGGALFDSETIENNIKFPLKMFTDQSEEEMRERVNFVLNRVHLENVNNKFPAELSGGMQKRVAIARAIVMNPKYLFCDEPNSGLDPKTAIVIDNLIQEITDEYQMITIINSHDMNSVMEIGEKIIFLKQGIKEWEGSFKTIFKTDNKAVTDFVYSSNLYKKVREAYNKGS, encoded by the coding sequence ATGATAGAGGTTAAAGACATACATAAATCATTTGGGGATCATCATATATTAAAAGGGGTTTCCGCTACATTTCACAAGGGCCATACCAGCATGATTATTGGAACCAGTGGTTCGGGTAAAACCGTTTTTCTCAAATGTCTCTTGGGCCTTTTTTCGCCCGAAAAAGGAGACATATGCTATGACAACCGATATTACAGCAAAATGTCCATATCCGAAAAAAGAGATCTTCGAAAAGAAATCGGAATGGTATTTCAGGGAGGGGCACTCTTTGATTCAGAGACTATCGAGAACAATATTAAATTTCCTTTAAAAATGTTTACTGATCAATCCGAAGAGGAAATGAGGGAGCGGGTCAATTTTGTGTTAAACAGGGTGCACCTGGAAAACGTGAATAACAAATTTCCCGCGGAGCTGTCCGGTGGGATGCAGAAAAGGGTTGCCATCGCAAGAGCAATTGTCATGAACCCAAAGTATCTGTTTTGCGATGAACCGAACTCAGGTCTCGACCCAAAAACCGCTATTGTGATCGATAATTTGATACAGGAAATCACAGATGAATATCAAATGATCACAATTATCAATTCACATGATATGAATTCGGTCATGGAAATTGGAGAAAAAATAATTTTTCTTAAACAGGGAATAAAAGAATGGGAAGGCTCTTTCAAGACGATTTTTAAGACTGATAACAAAGCTGTAACTGACTTTGTTTATTCGTCCAACCTTTATAAAAAGGTCAGAGAAGCCTACAACAAAGGCTCATAA